Proteins found in one Drosophila innubila isolate TH190305 chromosome X, UK_Dinn_1.0, whole genome shotgun sequence genomic segment:
- the LOC117782142 gene encoding 39S ribosomal protein L38, mitochondrial: MSFSNLLMKSGVNGGLRSTQTAALGLLNVSSRQGHTLRGKPPGVARTLEQRLRDDNVTDPEIVARVNIGFPQLKPSRSAQLKLRLEHLKAQRASKELEKLARSNKLVIDLDKVQEAYVQTTGQHDLRLLADHYGIFEHLFGSAYFVPRVPLSIQYELDANLLSPVYNGNVIKPSEAIKAPLVSFDGQLDPITGKSAEGDSYWTLLLTNPDAHYTNPAAECLHWFISNIPNDKIGEGEVLAEYLPPFPPKGVGYQRMVFVLYKQVSRLDLSKHKLDAKDHISLEKRTFSTLDFYRQHQDELTPAGLAFYQSNWDESLTKFYHNVLQIKEPVYEYDFPKPYLADQKFFPLKQPFNLYMDKHRDIKQVNKEYLERKLAKTHPFNGPEPPLRFPSAHPIKDVPSWLATEIRKRRLGTGRVQDY, translated from the exons ATGTCTTTTAGcaatttattaatgaaaagCGGTGTAAATGGCGGTTTGCGTAGCACACAAACCGCAGCACTGGGACTACTCAATGTCAGTTCGCGCCAGGGACACACGCTGCGCGGCAAGCCACCCGGTGTGGCACGAACACTGGAGCAACGATTGCGGG ACGATAATGTTACCGATCCAGAGATTGTGGCACGCGTCAACATTGGATTTCCACAGCTGAAGCCATCGCGTTCGGCACAACTGAAGCTTCGCCTGGAGCATCTGAAGGCGCAACGTGCCAGCAAGGAGTTGGAGAAGCTGGCGCGAAGCAACAAGC TGGTCATCGACCTGGACAAGGTGCAGGAGGCTTATGTGCAAACAACAGGCCAACATGATCTGCGTCTGCTGGCGGATCACTATGGCATCTTTGAGCATCTGTTTGGCAGCGCGTATTTTGTGCCACGCGTTCCGCTTAGCATACAGTATGAGCTGGATGCGAATCTTCTAAGTCCCGTCTACAATGGCAATGTAATAAAACCTTCGGAGGCAATCAAGGCGCCATTGGTCAGCTTTGATGGCCAGTTGGATCCCATAACGGGCAAGTCGGCGGAGGGTGACAGCTACTGGACGCTACTACTCACAAATCCCGATGCCCACTACACGAATCCAGCAGCTGAGTGTCTACATTGGTTCAT TTCCAACATACCCAATGACAAGATCGGCGAGGGCGAAGTTTTGGCTGAGTATTTACCACCATTTCCGCCAAAGGGTGTGGGATACCAGCGCATGGTGTTTGTGCTTTACAAGCAGGTGTCCCGCTTGGATCTGAGCAAACACAAGCTGGATGCCAAGGATCACATCAGTCTGGAGAAACGTACATTTAGCACACTGGACTTTTATCGCCAGCATCAGGATGAGCTGACACCAGCGGGCCTTGCCTTCTACCAGTCCAACTGGGACGAATCCCTGACAAAGTTCTATCACAATGTGTTGC AGATCAAGGAGCCCGTGTATGAATATGATTTCCCCAAGCCATATTTGGCAGATCAAAAGTTCTTCCCGCTCAAGCAGCCCTTCAATCTGTACATGGACAAGCATCGCGACATCAAGCAGGTGAACAAGGAGTATCTGGAGCGCAAGCTTGCAAAAACACATCCCTTCAATGGACCCGAGCCTCCATTGCGTTTCCCCAGTGCACATCCTATTAAAGATGTACCTTCCTGGCTCGCAACGGAAATACGCAAACGGCGATTGGGCACTGGACGTGTCCAGGATTACTAG